The genomic segment TAGCCGGGCTGCTTATGAAAGAAGGAAAGCAGAAACAAGGCCTTGCCATCTTATCCGAAGGTCTTGAACTTGATTTTAACAAGCATAAAGAGTTATTCGAGTTTTTTCCCCAGCTTGAACAAAATGCTGAAATCCAGGAACTCATACAGTCTTACTTTAAGAAAAAGTAGATGTCATTTCGTTGATGCGTAAATTTGGTCTTATCGGTAAATTCCTTGATCATTCCTGGTCGAAGGAGTACTTTCATCAAAAATTCATAAGAGAAAAAATAAACAATTGCGTTTATGAGAATTTCCCGCTTGGAGATTTGAATGGTTTACGCAAGCTGGTTCTCGTTGATAGTGAGTTATCAGGGTTAAATATCACCATTCCTTATAAACTGGAAATATTACAATATCTTGATGAATTGGACCCGGCAGCAGAAGCTATCCAGGCTGTGAACTGCATGCAAATATCAAGAAGGGGGAGTTCGGTGCATCTTAAAGGTTTCAATACCGATATGGTTGCATTCCAGGAATCATTAAAGCCACTTTTACTTGAAACCCACAGGAAAGCTTTGGTTTTAG from the Bacteroidales bacterium genome contains:
- a CDS encoding shikimate dehydrogenase, coding for MRKFGLIGKFLDHSWSKEYFHQKFIREKINNCVYENFPLGDLNGLRKLVLVDSELSGLNITIPYKLEILQYLDELDPAAEAIQAVNCMQISRRGSSVHLKGFNTDMVAFQESLKPLLLETHRKALVLGTGGSSRAVCFALKELHIEYTLVARKAKAGSSTYSDISSRIIADHQVIINTTPVGMYPNEDQCLPMPYHYLTSQHLLYDLIYNPEETLFLKKGREAGAQIKNGLEMLQLQAELSWRIWNEHFL